The Brachyhypopomus gauderio isolate BG-103 chromosome 1, BGAUD_0.2, whole genome shotgun sequence genome includes a window with the following:
- the s100b gene encoding protein S100-B, whose product MTDLENCLATIIEVFHKYSEKEGDKHKLKKSELKDLLTHELPSLTEHVKDQTTMDSLMESLDADGDAECDFQEFMTFVTMVTICCHEFFEHHEDE is encoded by the exons ATGACGGACCTGGAGAACTGCCTGGCCACCATCATCGAGGTGTTCCACAAGTACtcggagaaagagggagacaagCACAAACTGAAGAAGAGCGAACTGAAAGACCTGCTGACCCATGAGCTGCCATCGCTAACCGAG CACGTGAAGGACCAGACCACGATGGACAGTCTCATGGAGAGCCTCGACGCCGACGGCGACGCCGAATGCGACTTCCAGGAGTTTATGACCTTCGTAACCATGGTTACCATTTGTTGCCACGAGTTCTTCGAACATCACGAAGACGAATGA